The following is a genomic window from Pyricularia oryzae 70-15 chromosome 5, whole genome shotgun sequence.
GAGGCGTCATGTAGATTTTATTCGTGAGGCCATTCTGGCGTTGTTGGTTTTGAAGCTGTTTCCAGGACCATacaaaaagaacaagaagatAACAGTAATAATTTCTTCAACACAGTGGCGTCAGCCCCagtgacaaaaagaaaaaaatgcatCAACGGTTTATGTACGGATTGAATACCGTAAAGTCCCAGACTGTGGATAGAGACAATGACTACAAGGCACCCCCCTGGTCCCATAAGCGATTGAATGGACAAACCCTCAAGTTGAGGTTTAGCCTGTTGCTGGCGCCGGCTTGTCAAACTAACAAAACTTCCGGCGGTCCTCCTCTCCCGAGGAACGCGGCTCAAGAACTTTCCgtgcagttttttttttttattcccatTATAGAATGAACAAAGCACATTGAACGAGTGAAAGAGGTGGGGAATATTTTTTGACAAATCGACCGGAGATGCACAAGTCAACCTGAATACTTCCAAGACACCgttggaaaaaaagggagtGGAAACAAGTGGTTCGACCTTTCAACTGGCTACCCGGCCCCAGCTGATCGGAAACGTGGAAAAATATATGGCATTTACTAAGATTTCCTTCAGCGGTCGCGCGACGAAGGTAAGGGAAAAGGTCAAAATAAGCATCGTCATGGGGGGATGGGGTGAAAGAGCTCTCTGTCTGAATTGGGTTTGGGGGTGAGAAGAGGGAATTCGGAAACCGGTCACGTTTGAGAGTGGACGGCTTGACGGCCACATTTTGCCGGGAGTGTACCGTAGGTAGAGtgacagaagaaaaagagatgcAAACGTAGGGACCAGTAAAATGCGAAAACTCTcccaagtaaaaaaaaaaaaaaaaaaaaaaaaaaaaaaaaaaaaaagacgcagGGGTTAGTGAAAGAGGGTCAAACATCGGATTTGCACTGCGCCGGGTTAAAGGCAGCTAGCTGTACCTAGCCTTGCTAGCCAAACAACCCCCAAAGTAGGTTAACCACTTTACGTTAGTTTGttcaaagggaaaaaaggagaaTTTTTTTGGGGTGGCACCCGAACCCGCTTGCTGCCCACCTTCCCGAGCTTTTCTCGAAAGGCCACGACATCCATCAAAGGGACGAACACACCAACCAAGATAGTTCAGATAGTtcggaattttttttttctccttttggcTTTGATGATGTTGAAATTTCCTGGATATTTATAACATTgtaagtaaaaaaaaagagtccgCCGGATATCTGAATGTTAAGATCAAAGAGACTTCGCCACCTTGGCTTCCCCTaaacacacaaaaaaaaaggcttgtCTTGTCTTCCGTCATATTGTTCGAACCCATCCCCACCATCCGCTTCCCATTTGTTCGAAACGCGCCTCAGCTGCACTCAGTTTAAAACCATCCGAAATATTTTTCTCGCGTCGCCAGGTCACAAAATATTGACTGCTATGAGTGCACGAGGGGATGCAAAAGcacaataataaaaaaaatgtaCAGCGTTAGTATGAAGTATGTTTGATGCTTGAAAACAGGAATTGACAATGCCGCTCTGGATACCACGCTGCCGGCTCTGTAGCTCATCCCCCTCGTACATGACGCTCTCCCAACGTTTTAGAAGCCTCTGCGTCGTAATAGATTTCGGCAGTCTTTTCCCTTGTGGTATAGAATAAGTGGCCGAATAGGGCCAAaggcagaaaaaagtaaagatGCAAGATGTTGGTATGAGACGTCTAGAAATGCTCCTTCCAGAAGCGGAACTCGACTTCGTTGACGGATGCAGTCTTGCAAGCAGCCTTGATATCGCGAgctgtgaaaaaaaaagaatgttaGTGAATAATGACTACGTGATTTGAATAGGGACCAAGATAAACGTACCAGCTGCTGAAGGACCGCAGAAGTAGACTCCCACTGTGGTCTTCATGCTTCCCTCGAGACCACTCAGATATGTCCTATCCATGATACCATCACGCATCGAGGCGAACAGCTTGGCGAAATTGGGGCGACCAAAGTTGGTGCGGGACTTGAGCTCAGTCAGAGGGTCGAGGGCAGCGCCAACCGAGTTGAGCACGATGTTCTGGGTGGTGTCCATGTCGAGCTTCTGAGTAAGGTAAGAGTGAATCTTGAGGAACTCGACACCGTTGCCGCCGGGGAGACCTGCAGCGTCTGTTGACTGCTGCTCGAGCGAGGACAGAAGAGTCTGGAACCACTCGAACGAGCTGGTGTCCTTGCAAACCCAGAGGAACTCAACACGTCGGAGACGGGTAGGCGGGTTCGGGCCGTTGCGCAGATGCCAAATGTTCTTGAGAATCGAGGCCCAAGGAGTGACACCAATACCAGTTCCAATGAGGACTGCAATCTCGTTCTCAAACACGTCCTCGGCAGGGGCACCATAGGGACCATCAATGCGGAGCATGGGCATCTGTTGGCCGTTCTGGAGCGCGACCTCGTACATACCCATAGGGTCGACTCCCTCATAGAGCTTGGCCTGGGCGGCTCCGGCACCTGTGGCGTCACCGAGAGCCTTGGTAAAGTCACCGACTTGACGAACGTGGACCGAAACATAGGGGTCGTACGGGCAAGAAGTAATGGTAAAAGGGTGCCATTGGTACTTTGAGACGCTGGGCACCTGCAGGAAGAGCCATTGGCCGGCCTTGTACTTGAAAGAAGGCTTGTTGAACTGGATTTCGACGACGTCTGCGGAATCACGTATTAGCACTGAGAATCCAACCATAGATGGTCcaaagaggagaaaaaaaaggaaaaaaaaaaactcaccatAAGGATGGCGGACGACGCGGGTAATCTTGGTCTCACGACGGGCACGGATCTCGCGGTAAAGGCGCTCAAGCAGGTAAAAGCCACCAGTCCACAGCTCCCAGCGCCAACCCAGGTATCCGATACAGTGGTTCCAGTACTCGtctccagcgaaaggcgagTGAGGCTCGACAGTGTCACGCACGAAGCATCCCACAGTGTGGGTGTAGAGACCGAGGAAGAACGGGATAAACAGGTGGTGAGTGTACCAGAAAGTCTCGAAGGATTGCTGACGAATTCTGTGGTGAGCTGTGGTATACATGAGAAGCATACACAACAGCATCATGTGGCCGGTGGCACCACCAGGCTGCGCGTAGTGAATCTGAACTGCGGTTTGGGCACGAATTTGCAATCTCTCGACATTGAAGAAGCTGTTCAGTGGTGCATTAGTATCCTGGTCTCGCCCGTATTTTCcctgtccttttttttcgcccggCCGAAGGAATGCTTACTTGACATAGTGCGCGGCGGTGTGGGTGATGCTAAAGATCAGCATGGCATATGCGATTTGCCGATGGAACCAAATGTTCTCGTCCAAGGGGATGAAGCGGATCTTGGGCCTGATCCACCTCATGATCGTTCGGCAGACGGGCAGCAGAATCAACATTCCATCGACTGAAAGCACCAGACCGGCACCTCGAGAAATCCACACGGAGAACGTAAGAGTGTTCAGACCAGCCAGGCGGGGGTCTGAAAACTGCTTATACCAACCATAGGCAAAGATTCCTATGTGGAAACCCCAAAAGCTAATGTTGAAGAAAAGCTTCTGCGCCGTGAGCTGCTTAGCCAAGAACTCTCCGACCGACATGTTGGCGGTGGTTGCCTTTCGAGGCTAGATTCGGATATTAGGTGTATTTGGGATGTCGACCTGCGACAGGTGCCGACTGATGATGCGGTCGACCGGGATCGTCTCGATCGATCGTTGTTCGTTAAAGAGCGTATGTCGGCGCCGAACCTTCGTGGTTGCAGGAGTTCTGGTGATTTGACTCTTATCCAGATATTCCCGGTTTAATCTTCCAGCGGCCTCCCAAATTACAATGTGTATAATATATTCCAGGCAAATAACCCCCAATGGGAACCAACAAAGACAGACggacaaacaagaaaaaagtaacgaaAGAGGAAGTTGTCGACCCCCAAtcggaaaaaataaaaaagagtgATCTGATCCAGCAGCGACGGAAGAGAATGAAAAGGAAGGTTGAAGTTTGACCTTGACTCACGGGACCGCCGTAGAATCTTCAACTACTACGCCAAGTAGAAGAAGAAGCGGaggaaaagaataaaaaaggtTTAAGGTTGCAAGCGGTGGGTGGACATAGGGTCATAAGAGGAACGCGAGATACAAGCAAAACAAGCGACCAGGGGGGTGGATGATGACAAGGGATGTCGGCAGGGAAGAGTGGGAACCTTTGGGGCATTCGGATGTCAGCTGTCCATGAAACTCCTCTCCTATTTTCTGGTCCTTTTAGCTTTTAGCGAGGAAACCTAGTAGCTATTGCGCCAGTCGAAGAGGAGTGTGGACAACGAACCCTTGGGGCGTCGACGACCCGGGCGGGGACTGCTGCAACCCACCCACAATAGTAGACTGCAGTAATTACGAGGTACTACCCATACACAAACCCGTGTGGTACGTACGCAAGTTGACCGTCGACAACTGGGGCCGGAAAGACGGTGCGTGCCAGTGGGCCGGGTGCTGGGTGTGAACCATCAAAAACGCACTGTACGGTTAGCGCGGCTGATGGATGGGATAGAACGATTTTCCCCTTGGTCTTCCTTCCCACGACAAGGATGATGGGCCGTGGCCAAAGGCGTAGATCAGACGCTGGGAGGAGTTTCGCACTGAGGAGGCACCTGTGTCAGGAGCTGATCCGATCGCGTTGTTCGACGgtaaattttttttaaacGTAGGACGAGTTGAGACGAGATGTGTCAGAGACGGCTGGGCTAGGGGTCGTTGGACGCTCCGCTGCTGTTTCGCCTTTGGCAGGGGTGGAGAAGATGCTTAAAACTAGCCCCAGTCTCTGCAGAACCGTCAACCGTTTTCTCGGTCAAAGGGGGTGCGCCACAAAGCAATTGACTACTGCATCTGGTGACAATAACGACTGTTTTGCGTTGTTGAAGATGTCATTAAAAGAAAATTTTGACTTTTTAACAAAACAACAATAAAAATTATTGGACGATCTAAACTGATTGATCTCACGCCTCTGAACAGGAATTGTGCCATGGAGAGTGGAGGGTGCATCTCGACCCTGTGATTGGAGAAGAATCCCCCAATCACTGACTCCGTACCTGAAGGAATACTAAGAATAGAGCCAGAACTACTGCCACATGGACTTGCGGGCGCTTAAGTAGTACCACCGTTCGTGCATGTGCATGAATGCATCTCAAGACAGATGGGACTATGTAAGTTAGCTCGGCGTGACAGTCTGTACTCCGTACACCAAAACGCTCCATATCACAGTCAATCCTTGGAAGTCGAGTCGGGTTTTCGCATCGTGGCTCTGTTGTGTTGACTTTTTGCGCAAGACTATACCAAAGTTAGCTAATCTGTGCCAGGGCTGTCCCATAATTTAATTAGTACAGCAGGTAATAGGCAATTGGCATGATATGGTCAACTGCGGGGCATTTTGCATATGCATTTACATTTCTGGTCGGGATGACTTCGGGTGCCCCTTCTTGTCTACGTCTTGGCTCAGACGACAAAGTGAACAAAGCCGATGGTTCCGATCAACGTTCTCCAGTCTTCGACTCGTCGGGAAAAGGACCGTTTCTCGGAAGTGGGTAGATCTctcctagtctagactagtacTGCTTCCAGGGTGCGCAACAGAGCTTTTTTTCCAGGATGGAAGCAAGCAAGGCCAGGCATGACACATTTCCTATTAAGCTTACTGCACGCACAATACAACCCTAGCGGACACGCTCCACCAGCCAAGGTACGATGCCCCTTACAATTTACGGAACAAGCGACCACTTGATTTTATTCTACGAAGCATGTCTGCCATCCCACGCGACTGGACAAGCTTTGTACGCTTATGGATCAGACGGTCCTGCAACTGCGCAAAAAGTCCCAAAGCGTCATTGTTCAGCATCTTCAATATCATCTTTGTCTTGTCTAGCTAAACACATCAGATACGGGCCTTACCGATCGCGGAGTGCACGTGAGTGATTCAATCAACTTCAAGATGCACTTCTATATTCAAATTCTTGGATCAGGAACGATTTCCTTTGTAGtgggttttcctttttcttcttctctctctTCCAATTTTAAAGCCCCATGTCACACCCTAAAATTGCACCTCCCTGTCGTTGAGGAGAGGGGTTCTGCAACTAGAACCACAGTGCGCACCTATCATAGATTGCAGTTTGTCTGGGCTTACGACGACAGTAAGGATAGTGGGTGAGGATATATGTCTTTTGCCTATGCACCAGCAGTTCAGACCAAATGTGTGATCAAGGGTCATCTCTGATTGCTTAATTGAGCCGTTATCAGAAATGTGAGATGTAAGCGATTGACTTTTCCCCCCGCAATCCGTTCGCCCTAGCTCCCGGCGTCAACGGCTGGCCGAAGGTTTTAGCCAGTGGCTGTCATCCAAACACTAGTCAGGCATTTGCACACCTAGCCATTTAGTTCGTCTCACCTCATTATCCAATAAACCAGGCCTATGCTGGCTGACTTAGTTTTGTTCAGGCGGAATGGGTCACAAAATTGCCTGCTGCCCAGCAAACCTAGTAAATATTTCTATCGCTtgggtctgataataccACGTACATAAAGGCAGATAGAGGTGAGCAAACTCGACCGACCGGCAGATCCTACACAGTGTTAGACTCGCAGGACTGATCAGCCATTGTTTGTCGGGCTAGACGAGCCTCAAACGAGAATGCCATGTCTGGGCAACAAGAATCGCATGCTGGGTTTCGAGTTTCCTCCAGAATCCCATCCAtggggccgagcgccgccGTCTCACAGTGGGACCAAGAACCCGCACTTGGGCCCCCGAAGCCACCAATCAGCCGCTTCAGCCTGACTAGGGGTTTATCGTGCGAAACAGGAGCCTCGAAACAACTAACAATACATGGCCAAAATGTGGCCCATTTTGAGCGTAACATCTTTACACCTCGGAGGTTTCGTATGGACCTTGGAAATTTTATACCATAgtacaaaaacagcaatagcTAGGATGTAATCAAAATTAAACTTGCCTGAGGGGATGCATGATCGCCGCCCATGCACTTTTGACATCTCCGCCATCTCCTGCCACGGCTTACCTGTCTCGAAACATGGGATTTTGTACTACCACAGGGCGGGATTTTGAGAATCTGATGCAATCATCTCCATAATACCCCCTTGGCCGCTTATGTTAGTTTGGCACTCCGATTGTCGTTGATTACCTGCATCGGCTGGATCGAGAAACATGATGGCTTTCTGCATCGACATCTGGATTTGCATCGTAACCATCCCTCTCAAAACGCAACATTCATTCTGCTGTGGTGTAGCCAAGTCTGATTAAATTTGGCCTACCTCG
Proteins encoded in this region:
- a CDS encoding cytochrome b-245 heavychain subunit beta yields the protein MSVGEFLAKQLTAQKLFFNISFWGFHIGIFAYGWYKQFSDPRLAGLNTLTFSVWISRGAGLVLSVDGMLILLPVCRTIMRWIRPKIRFIPLDENIWFHRQIAYAMLIFSITHTAAHYVNFFNVERLQIRAQTAVQIHYAQPGGATGHMMLLCMLLMYTTAHHRIRQQSFETFWYTHHLFIPFFLGLYTHTVGCFVRDTVEPHSPFAGDEYWNHCIGYLGWRWELWTGGFYLLERLYREIRARRETKITRVVRHPYDVVEIQFNKPSFKYKAGQWLFLQVPSVSKYQWHPFTITSCPYDPYVSVHVRQVGDFTKALGDATGAGAAQAKLYEGVDPMGMYEVALQNGQQMPMLRIDGPYGAPAEDVFENEIAVLIGTGIGVTPWASILKNIWHLRNGPNPPTRLRRVEFLWVCKDTSSFEWFQTLLSSLEQQSTDAAGLPGGNGVEFLKIHSYLTQKLDMDTTQNIVLNSVGAALDPLTELKSRTNFGRPNFAKLFASMRDGIMDRTYLSGLEGSMKTTVGVYFCGPSAAARDIKAACKTASVNEVEFRFWKEHF